A stretch of Streptosporangiales bacterium DNA encodes these proteins:
- a CDS encoding MBL fold metallo-hydrolase: MTAVEVTALVDEGLGNSAYLVDLGDGRALVVDVSIDLRAASRAAERRGLAVAFAADTHLHADFVSGARQLATTSGVQVLAAAAGHREYGHTGLGDGDEVDLGGLRLQTLATPGHTHEHVSFLLLDGAASVGVFTGGSLIVGSAARTDLVSAEQTEELARRQYASLQRLATLPDDVAVWPTHGAGSFCSAPPGVERTSTIGRERATNPLLRAASEDAFVHALRESLGSFPPYFLRLAERNRRGVVLDAEPALAPLDPVAVRSVLADGGQLVDVRPAAAFAEAHVPGAVSIPLRPAFVSWLGWIAPPDRPLVVLRDPDQDPAEVAWQAAKIGYANVAGELAGGLAAWTAAGHETTSLRRVDAAEAEGTVVDVRQRAEYTAGHLPGAVHVELGGLAAYADELPREPLLVMCGHGERAMSAASLLERAGRRDLTVVAGGPDDWAHATGRRLETGG; this comes from the coding sequence ATGACTGCTGTCGAGGTGACCGCACTCGTCGACGAGGGGCTGGGGAACTCCGCCTACCTCGTCGATCTCGGCGACGGGCGCGCGCTGGTGGTGGACGTGAGCATCGACCTGCGGGCGGCGTCACGGGCCGCCGAGCGGCGCGGGCTGGCGGTCGCGTTCGCCGCGGACACCCACCTGCACGCCGACTTCGTCTCCGGCGCCCGCCAGCTCGCCACCACCTCGGGTGTGCAGGTGCTTGCCGCCGCCGCGGGACACCGGGAGTACGGCCACACCGGGCTGGGCGACGGCGACGAGGTCGACCTCGGCGGCCTGCGGCTGCAGACGCTCGCCACCCCAGGGCACACCCACGAGCACGTGTCGTTCCTGCTCCTCGACGGCGCTGCGTCAGTCGGCGTCTTCACCGGCGGCTCGCTGATCGTAGGGTCAGCGGCCCGCACCGACCTGGTGTCGGCGGAGCAGACGGAGGAGCTGGCCCGCCGGCAGTACGCGTCGCTGCAGCGGCTGGCCACGCTGCCCGACGACGTCGCGGTGTGGCCGACGCACGGCGCGGGCTCGTTCTGCTCCGCCCCGCCCGGCGTGGAACGTACGAGCACGATCGGCCGCGAAAGGGCGACCAACCCGCTGCTGCGCGCTGCGAGCGAGGACGCGTTCGTGCACGCGCTGCGCGAGTCGCTCGGCAGCTTCCCGCCGTACTTCCTGCGGCTGGCCGAACGCAACCGCCGCGGCGTCGTGCTCGACGCCGAGCCCGCGCTCGCCCCGCTCGACCCCGTGGCGGTGCGGTCCGTCCTCGCCGACGGTGGGCAGCTGGTCGACGTCCGGCCCGCGGCGGCGTTCGCCGAGGCCCACGTGCCTGGCGCCGTGTCCATCCCGCTGCGGCCGGCGTTCGTGTCCTGGCTTGGCTGGATCGCCCCGCCCGACCGGCCGCTCGTCGTCCTCCGCGACCCCGACCAGGATCCGGCCGAGGTCGCGTGGCAGGCCGCGAAGATCGGTTACGCCAATGTCGCCGGCGAGCTGGCCGGCGGCCTGGCCGCCTGGACCGCCGCCGGCCACGAGACGACCAGCCTGCGCCGGGTCGACGCCGCCGAGGCGGAAGGCACGGTGGTCGACGTACGGCAGCGCGCGGAGTACACCGCCGGGCACCTGCCCGGCGCGGTGCACGTCGAGCTCGGCGGGCTCGCCGCGTACGCCGACGAGCTGCCGCGCGAGCCGCTGCTGGTGATGTGCGGGCACGGTGAGCGCGCGATGAGCGCCGCCAGCCTGCTCGAACGCGCCGGCCGCCGCGACCTCACCGTGGTCGCGGGCGGTCCGGACGACTGGGCGCACGCCACCGG